Part of the Methanobrevibacter sp. genome, CAATTTCAAATCATTGTCTCCGGCAAGTTGAATGGCCTGTTTTACGGACTCGTCTTCAGATGATGCAGGCCTTGCATAGCTATAGTCTATAGCTTCATTTTCTTCTTTTTCCTGTAATTTTTTTGTCTCATCACTAACAATGGATTGTTTTTCGCAATGAACTGCAACAAGGCCGTTGTATTTTGTTGTTTGATGCAATTTTCCCAGGTTTGAAAAGATTTCTTCCAGACTTTCATCACTTTCAAGGTCCATAAATACCTTAAATGAAATAGGATTTAATTCTACCATCTTTTCCATTTCTTCAAGGGTGTTATGTCCTGCCTGCAGTTCAAAATTAACAACGGATTTGTCTTTTGCAATTTTTATCTTTTCTTTCAGTGCTTCATAGGTATTTGTTTTAGGCACTGTGTTCGGCATATCTATAACTGTTGTAAATCCTCCATTGGCTGCACTCATGCTTCCTGTTTTAAAATCCTCTTTTTGGGTTAGTCCCGGGTCTCTAAAGTGTACGTGGGGATCAATGAAACCTGGTAGGATATAATTGTTTTTTATATCTATGTATTCATCTCCTTTTATGGGAGTTTTTGAGATTTCAACTATTTTTCCATTTTCAACCCCAATAAAAAATTCTCCAGTTCTATTGGCCATTTTACAATTTTTTATTACTAAATCCATTGTCTGTCCCCTTATTTTTAATGTTATTTTTATCTTTTTTTCTTTTAAAACATAAGTTTTTTTTAATTTAAGTGTTATATTTAATTTTATGTCTCAAGTTTCAAATATTCTTTCACGTGATATGGAATTTTTTTACAATGATTTGAATGAAAATTGTAATGTTTCTGATGCATCATCAGATATTAATTTGATAGCTGATTTTACTGAGTATAATCCTTTACATAATGGTCATTTTCATTGCATGAAAACTGCAAAACATATGTTTCCTGACTCATTATTTGTAGCTGTTGTGCCGGGTTTATTTGAACGAAGTGGTAGAGGTATTCCATATATATTGCCCAGGGAAGTTAGGGCTGAAATTGCAATTTCTGTTGGTGCTGATGTTGTGGTTGAGGGACCACCTATGGGGATAATGGGTTCCGGACAGTATTCATTATGCCTGTGCCGCATGTTCAAAGCATTGAATACCGATTATATTCCTAGAGGATACAAGCCTGTGGAAGGTATTGATGAAATATTGAAAAGAGTTAACTTGGGCCATCATGTTGCTTCAAAACCCTATAAGGTAGTCGACAGGACCACCAATGAAATTCTTTTAAAAGGCAAGCTGGAAGAGGATAACTATGTCATAACCTCTTTTGCAAACTCATTAAGTAAAATAGGATTTGACTTTAAGGATAAGTTTATTTTTGTAGAGCGTATAGGAGGTGTAAGTGGCACCCTTATTCGTGAAAGTATTCTTGAGGATAATTTTGATAATGTTTTGGACATGATGCCTCCTAAAACAATCGAGGTTTTGAAACGTGAGATAAAAAATGATTCAATCATTTATGGAATAAGAGATGCAGACCGTATTCTGGAAACTGCAAATCAGTATTCATTTGATGATCTTGCAGGTTTAAACCTGTTCAGCGATAAATTGGCACAAAGTATTGTTGAAAACAGGCCGTTTGATAATATTGATGAAATTGAGGATGCGATTTTACAGGGATTTTCAACTCATTTTCGCCAAAGGGTCCTAAGCGTCCTGGAAAATCCGATTCCTAAAAAATTAGTCTCACAGTATATAGATAAATATCCCTCAGTAATACGGATATTGGGATATAAGAATGATGATTGTTTGGAAAAATTTAAAAAAAAGATAAATAATGAAAATATTTCATTATTTAAACGCCAGTTATAACGTGGTTTACAACATTTTGTGGATTTTTAAGTGCGAATACTGCATCCATAAATGTTGGATATACAGAACCTAACATAAATAGGTATACTAGGTAATAAATTACAACTAAAATCACGAGAATCAATATTATTGTTAATAATATATCAACAACACCC contains:
- a CDS encoding dihydroorotase family protein; protein product: MDLVIKNCKMANRTGEFFIGVENGKIVEISKTPIKGDEYIDIKNNYILPGFIDPHVHFRDPGLTQKEDFKTGSMSAANGGFTTVIDMPNTVPKTNTYEALKEKIKIAKDKSVVNFELQAGHNTLEEMEKMVELNPISFKVFMDLESDESLEEIFSNLGKLHQTTKYNGLVAVHCEKQSIVSDETKKLQEKEENEAIDYSYARPASSEDESVKQAIQLAGDNDLKLHICHLSSRKSLDILKSASKNQPISWEFTPHHLLLDNSAYNVYGTFIKTNPPLREKQDSININDLDENSIIGTDHAPHTLEDKTKGVWSSSPGIPNLETVVPLLLTEVNNGNIDLKIIPKILSQNAAKVYRLENKGKIDINMDADFTVIDLKRKGKFNIEEFKTKAEYSPFDGWEYMGMPIMTIVNGKVVMDKI
- a CDS encoding nucleotidyltransferase family protein, producing MSQVSNILSRDMEFFYNDLNENCNVSDASSDINLIADFTEYNPLHNGHFHCMKTAKHMFPDSLFVAVVPGLFERSGRGIPYILPREVRAEIAISVGADVVVEGPPMGIMGSGQYSLCLCRMFKALNTDYIPRGYKPVEGIDEILKRVNLGHHVASKPYKVVDRTTNEILLKGKLEEDNYVITSFANSLSKIGFDFKDKFIFVERIGGVSGTLIRESILEDNFDNVLDMMPPKTIEVLKREIKNDSIIYGIRDADRILETANQYSFDDLAGLNLFSDKLAQSIVENRPFDNIDEIEDAILQGFSTHFRQRVLSVLENPIPKKLVSQYIDKYPSVIRILGYKNDDCLEKFKKKINNENISLFKRQL